One segment of Grus americana isolate bGruAme1 chromosome 23, bGruAme1.mat, whole genome shotgun sequence DNA contains the following:
- the YARS1 gene encoding tyrosine--tRNA ligase, cytoplasmic produces the protein MQPGEAAAMEAAPGPQEKYHLITRNLQEVLGEDKLMAILKERELKIYWGTATTGKPHVAYFVPMSKIADFLKAGCEVTILFADLHAYLDNMKAPWELLELRTRYYENVIKAMLESIGVPLEKLKFVRGTDYQLSREYTLDVYRLSSVVTQHDAKKAGAEVVKQVEHPLLSGLLYPGLQALDEEYLKVDAQFGGVDQRKIFTFAEKYLPSLGYAKRVHLMNPMVPGLTGSKMSSSEEDSKIDLLDRKEDVKKKLKKAFCEPGNVENNGVLSFIKHVLFPLKSEFVVLREEKWGGNKTYTAYEALEKDFAEQVVHPGDLKNSVEVALNKLLDPIREKFNSLELKQLTNAAYPNPSKAKPAEKSTKNSEPENVVPSRLDIRVGKVISVEKHPDADSLYVEKIDVGEPEPRTVVSGLVQFVPKEQLQDRLVVLLCNLRPQKMRGVESQGMVLCASSVGEPRQVEPLDPPAGCCAGERVYVEGYEGGEPDDELKPKKKVFEKLQADFRVSEDCVAQWKQRNFLTKLGRVSCKSLKGGSIS, from the exons ATGCAACCCGGGGAAG CCGCCGCCATGGAGGCCGCGCCCGGCCCGCAGGAGAAGTATCACCTCATCACCCGAAACCTGCAG gaggtgctgggggaggaTAAGCTCATGGCCATCCTGAAGGAGCGAGAGTTGAAGATTTACTGGGGGACTGCCACCACGGGCAAGCCGCATGTGGCCTACTTTGTGCCCATGTCCAAGATCGCAGACTTCCTGAAGGCTGGGTGTGAG GTGACAATACTCTTTGCTGACCTCCATGCTTACCTAGACAACATGAAGGccccctgggagctgctggagttACGCACCCGCTATTACGAGAACGTGATCAAAGCCATGCTGGAGAGCATTGGGGTGCCCCTGGAAAAGCTGAAGTTCGTCCGGGGCACTGACTACCAGCTCAGCAG GGAGTACACGCTGGACGTGTACCGCCTCTCATCCGTGGTGACGCAACACGATGCGAAGAAGGCGGGAGCGGAGGTGGTGAAGCAGGTGGAGCACCCCTTGCTGAGCGGTTTGCTCTACCCAGGCCTGCAG GCCCTGGATGAGGAGTACCTCAAGGTCGATGCACAGTTTGGAGGGGTTGATCAGAGGAAGATATTCACCTTTGCAGAGAAG TACCTTCCTTCCCTGGGCTATGCCAAGCGCGTCCATTTGATGAACCCGATGGTTCCTGGTCTGACAGGCAGCAAAATGAGCTCATCAGAAGAG GACTCAAAGATTGACCTTCTGGACCGCAAGGAGGACGTGAAGAAGAAGTTGAAGAAGGCTTTCTGCGAGCCAGGGAACGTGGAGAACAACGGTGTCCTCTCCTTCATCAAGCATGTCCTCTTTCCCCTCAAGTCAG AGTTTGTGGTTCTGCGAGAAGAAAAATGGGGAGGAAACAAAACCTACACAGCCTATGAGGCCCTGGAGAAGGACTTTGCTGAGCAG GTCGTGCATCCCGGAGACCTGAAGAACTCGGTGGAAGTGGCCCTGAACAAACTGCTTGACCCCATCAGAGAGAAATTCAACAGCCTAGAACTGAAGCAGCTGACCAACGCAGCGTATCCCAACCCATCCAAAGCCA AGCCTGCAGAGAAGAGTACCAAGAACTCAGAGCCGGAGAACGTGGTCCCATCCCGGCTGGACATTCGCGTTGGCAAAGTGATCAGTGTGGAAAAG CACCCGGACGCCGACAGCCTGTATGTGGAGAAGATCGATGTGGGCGAGCCTGAGCCCCGCACCGTGGTCAGTGGCCTGGTGCAGTTTGTCCCCaaggagcagctgcaggacagGCTGGTGGTGCTGCTTTGCAACCTCAGGCCCCAGAAGATGAGGGGTGTGGAGTCGCAGGGCATGGTGCTGTGTGCCTCCAG CGTGGGGGAGCCACGGCAGGTGGAGCCCCTGGACCCGCCGGCCGGGTGCTGCGCTGGGGAGCGCGTCTACGTGGAGGGCTACGAGGGCGGGGAGCCCGACGACGAGCTCAAGCCGAAGAAGAAGGTCTTTGAGAAGCTGCAG gccGACTTCCGCGTCTCCGAGGACTGTGTCGCCCAGTGGAAGCAGAGAAACTTCCTGACCAAGCTGGGGAGAGTCTCCTGTAAAAGCCTGAAGGGAGGGAGCATCAGCTAA
- the LOC129195917 gene encoding S100P-binding protein-like, with protein sequence MDDHSPHAFGLCHEFKPTVHSTIPRAKRLLDSAEQVQALQSAKKACVLSHLCSTPNPAEKLLLSSPDSACFQGSSCFLDDTGHNDLVASSAASKYNDVAISLDTTRCFDDSEPDDSLLELSDSEEGNSPFNYTEEEIQEILADDCVESEQYLTTKSALSQNVNGESEKEEGSSCTGASVISDDANVTSEIAEKPNEPLSRECSSVGSECYPSLLNESASLDENHLQSAQVTCMLFDLDIQELLSLSPIDADYVDLPLEDNCLEEAEREASEAITNDCLEYDKTGSSSVPEESSEGLMSNGWQSWRQDHLGRIPFASRDVSRFCGDGVERSMPSSGLACGQSAAEESSAPVLPRCPMLSAGSRNQELSKATKSCFSRNLDSPEDDGGQEFSEVEQPSNSIKLSDTAVGQIGQEEITSGKKPGKVIAVPQKEERLNQWTCILEAELEQKKHFYPEHARPYEENSSSYTRSQIGDWFPLHISPWRNLISAESSIKGPNPLLE encoded by the exons ATGGATGACCATTCCCCTCATGCCTTTGGTCTTTGTCATGAATTTAAACCTACTGTTCATAGTACAATTCCCAGGGCCAAAAGGCTGTTGGATTCAGCAGAGCAGGTTCAGGCCCTGCAGTCAGCTAAGAAAGCTTGTGTGTTGAGTCACCTCTGTAGCACTCCCAATCCAGCAGAGAAACTGCTGCTCTCTTCCCCAGATTCTGCCTGCTTTCAAGGATCCTCTTGTTTTTTGGATGATACTGGTCACAATGACCTTGTTGCCAGTTCTGCTGCATCAAAATACAATGATGTAGCCATCTCTCTAGATACAACCAGATGTTTTGATGATAGCGAGCCAGATGACTCCTTGTTGGAACTGTCAGACAGCGAAGAAGGGAATTCTCCTTTCAATTACACTGAGGAAGAGATCCAGGAAATCTTGGCAGATGATTGTGTGGAATCTGAGCAGTACCTAACTACAAAAAGCGCTCTGAGCCAAAATGTAAATGGAGAGAGTGAAAaggaggagggcagcagctgcactgGGGCATCAGTCATCAGTGACGATGCAAACGTAACCTCAGAGATCGCAGAGAAACCAAATGAACCTCTGTCCAGAGAGTGTTCTTCAGTCGGTTCTGAATGTTATCCCAGCCTTTTGAATGAAAGTGCTAGTTTGGATGAGAACCATCTGCAGTCAGCCCAAGTAACTTGCATGTTATTTGACCTTGATATTCAGGAGCTTCTGAGTCTCAGCCCCATTGATGCTGACTATGTAGATCTGCCTCTGGAGGACAATTGTttggaggaagcagaaagagaagctTCAGAAGCAATCACAAATGATTGCCTAGAATATGATAAAACTGGTAGTAGCTCTGTTCCTGAAGAATCCTCGGAGGGGCTGATGTCTAATGGCTGGCAAAGCTGGAGGCAGGATCACCTGGGAAGGATTCCCTTTGCAAGCAGAGATGTGTCTCGCTTCTGTGGTGATGGTGTGGAAAGATCCATGCCCTCTTCTGGCCTTGCCTGTGGCCAGAGCGCAGCTGAGGAGAGTTCAGCACCTGTGTTGCCGAGGTGTCCCATGCTGTCTGCTGGGTCCAGGAACCAAGAACTTTCCAAAGCAACAAAGAGCTGTTTTTCAAGGAATTTAGACTCTCCAGAGGACGATGGGGGGCAGGAATTTTCAGAAGTTGAACAGCCATCAAACAGCATTAAA TTAAGTGATACAGCTGTAGGCCAGATTGGGCAGGAAGAGATAACCAGTGGGAAGAAGCCAGGCAAAGTCATTGCTGTGccacagaaggaggaaag actgaatCAATGGACATGCATTTTGGAAGCAGAGCTTGAgcaaaagaaacacttttatCCAGAGCATGCACGTCCATATGAAGAAAACAGTAGCTCCTACACCAG